DNA from Kitasatospora acidiphila:
GCTATGAACAGGCCTGGGACCGGGGCTATCGGGAGCTCACCCCGGCCAACCAGTACAACGTGGACTACTCGATCCTGGGCACCGGGCGGATCGAGCCGCTGCTGCGCCGGGTGCGCAACTCGATGGCCGGCGCCGGCCTCACGGTGGAGTCCGCCAAGGGCGAGTGCAACCTCGGCCAGCACGAGATCGCCTTCAAGTACGCCGAGGCGCTGACCACGTGCGACGACCACGTGGTCTACAAGACCGGCGCCAAGGAGATCGCCGCGCAGGAGGGCGTCAGCCTCACCTTCATGGCCAAGTACGACGAGCGCGAGGGCAACTCCTGCCACATCCACCTGAGCCTGCGCGACGCCACCGGCGATCCGGTTTTCGCCGGCGACGGCCCGCACGGCTTCTCCCGCACCATGGAGCACTTCCTGGCCGGACAACTCGCCTGCCTCGCCGAGTTCTCGCTGCTACTTGCCCCCAACATCAACTCCTACAAGCGCTTCGTGCCGGGCAGCTTCGCACCGACCGCGATCGCCTGGGGACGCGACAACCGCACCTGCGCGCTGCGCGTGGTCGGCCACGGCCCCTCGCTGCGGTTCGAGAACCGGGTGCCCGGCGGCGACGTCAACCCCTACCTCGCCGTTGCCGCCCTGATCGCCGCCGGACTGCACGGAATCGAGCACCAGCTGGAGCTGGAACGGGAGTTCACCGGCAACGCCTACACCTCCAACGCACCCCGGGTGCCCGCCACACTGCGCGAGGCGGTGGCCGCCTTCGCGCAGAGCGAGCCGGCCGCGCAGGCCTTCGGCAAGGACGTGGTGCGCCACTACACCCATGCGGGCCGAGTCGAACTAGCCGCCTTCGACGTGGCGGTGACCGACTGGGAGCGCCGGCGCGGATTCGAGCGGCTGTGACCGGGGCACCGCTGGTGGGGATCACCAGCTACCTGGAACCGGCCACCTGGGGCGGCTGGGAGCGGTCCGCCGCCCTGATCCCGCAGCAGTACGTGGACGCGGTCACCGCCGCCGGCGGCACCGCCGTGCTGCTGCCCGCACAGCCCGGCGAGGCACCGCATCGCCTGCTGAACCGGCTGGACGCCCTGGTGGTCTCCGGTGGCCCGGACGTCGACCCGGCCCGCTACGGCAGCGAGCCGCACCCGCGCACCGGAGCGCCCCAAAGCCTGCGCGACAGCTGGGAGTTGGCGCTGCTGCGCGGTGCCATCGACAACGACCTGCCGGTACTGGCGGTCTGCCGCGGCATGCAGGTGCTCAATGTGGCCTTCGGCGGCACCCTGCTCCAGCACCTACCGGATCGAGTCGGCGACGAGACCCACCAGATCGCCCTCGGCGAGTTCTACCGCCGCACCGTGACGGTGCAGTCGGGCTCCAAGCTCGGCGCGATCCTCGGCGAGCGACCCGAAGTGCTCTGCTACCACCACCAGGCCGTGGACCGGATCGGCACCGGCCTGCGCCCGGTGGCCTGGAGCGAGGACGGCACGGTGGAGGGCCTGGAGCTGCCTGACGCGCGCTTCGCGCTCGGCGTGCAGTGGCACCCCGAAGCCGACCCGACGGACGGCCGGCTGTTCCGCGCCCTGGTCAACACCCTGGAGGAGAAGACAGCGTGACCCCGACCGACGCAACGACCTTCGAGGTGGTCAACCCCGCCACCGAGGAGGTGATCCGGACCGTGCCGCTGGCCGGCCTCGCCGAGACCGACGCCGCCGTCGCCAAGGCAAAGGCCGCATACGACAGTTGGCGCAAGGTGGCGCCGGCCGACCGGGCCCGGCTGCTGCGCGCCTTCGCCGCCGCGGTGGACGCCGACCGGGAGCACCTGGCCGCGCTGGAGGTGGCCAACGCCGGCCACACCATCGGCAACGCCCGCTGGGAGGCCGGCAACGCCCGCGACGTGCTGGCGTACTACGCGGCGGCGCCGGAGCGGCTATTCGGGCGGCAGATCCCGGTGGCCGGCGGCATCGACGTGACCTTCCAGGAGCCGCTGGGCGTGGTCGCCGTCATCGTGCCCTGGAACTTCCCGCTGCCGATCGCGGCCTGGGGCCTGGCCCCGGCCCTGGCGGCCGGCAACACGGTGGTGCTCAAGCCCGCCGAGCTGACCCCGCTGACCGCCCTGCGGCTGGCCGAACTCGCCCTGGCCGCCGGCCTGCCGGAGGGCGTGCTGCAGGTGCTGCCCGGTCACGGCCGGGTGACCGGCCGACGGCTGGTCGGCCACCCGGACGTCCGCAAGGTGGTCTTCACCGGCTCCACCCGGGTCGGCAAGGAGATCGCCGCGGTGTGCGCCGACCAACTCAAGCCGGTCACCCTTGAGTTGGGCGGCAAGAGCGCCAACATCGTGTTCGCCGACGCCGATCTGGCCAAGGCTGCCGCCACCGCGCCCTACGCGGTCTTCGACAATGCCGGGCAGGACTGCTGCGCGCGCTCCCGGCTGCTGGTGCAGCAGGGTGTCTACGAGGAGTTCCTGAGCTTGCTGGAACCGGCCGTGCTGGGCGTGCGGGTGGGCGATCCGGCGGACGAGCGGACCGAGATGGGCCCGCTGATCTCGGCCGCCCATCGGGACCGGGTGGCGGGCTTCCTAGCTGATGACGACCTGTCAGTTCACCTGCAAGGAACGGTTCCTGACGGCAAGGGCTTCTGGTTCCCGCCCACTGTGCTGGCGCCGGTGGCACCGGATTCGCGGGTGGCCACCGAGGAGATCTTCGGCCCGGTGCTCAGCGTGCTGCCGTTCACCGACGAGGCCGACGCGGTGCGCCTCGCCAACGCCACCGACTACGGGCTGTCCGGCTCGATCTGGACCAGGGACGTGGGCCGGGCGCTGCGCGTGGCCCGGGAGCTGGAGTCGGGCAACCTGTCGGTCAACTCGCACTCGTCAGTGCGCTACTCGACACCGTTCGGCGGCTTCAAACAGTCCGGCCTGGGCCGCGAGTTGGGGCCGGACGCACTGAACGCCTTCACCGAGACCAAGAACGTCTTCATCTCGACCGAGGAGTAAAGCTATGACGACGAACCGTCTGGACGGCCGAGTGGCCGTGATCACCGGTGCCGGCAGCGGGATCGGCCTGGCCAGTGCCCGGCGGCTGGCCGCCGAGGGCGCCAGGGTGGTCTGCGCGGATGTGGACGAGCGCTCCGGCAAGGCGGCGGCTGCCGAGGTCGGCGGGCTGTTCGTGCCGGTCGACGTGACCGACGAGGCGGCGGTCGAGGCGATGTTCCAGACCGCCGTGGACACCTACGGCAGCGTGGACATCGCCTTCAACAACGCCGGCATCTCGCCGCCGGATGACGACTCGATCCTCACCACCGGCCTGGACGCCTGGCGGCGGGTCCAGGAGGTCAACCTGACCAGCGTCTACCTGTGCTGCAAGTACGCCATCGGGCACATGCAGCGCCAGGGCAAGGGCTCGATCATCAACACCGCGTCGTTCGTGGCGGTGATGGGCGCGGCCACCTCGCAGATCTCCTACAGCGCGTCCAAGGGCGGGGTGTTGTCGATGTCCCGCGAACTGGGCGTGCAGTTCGCCCGGGAGGGGATCCGGATCAACGCGCTCTGCCCCGGCCCGGTGAACACCCCGCTGCTGCGCGAGCTGTTCGCCAAGGACCCGGAGCGGGCGGCCCGCCGCCTGGTGCACATCCCGCTGGGCCGGTTCGCCGAGCCCGAGGAGATCGCGGCCGCCGTCGCCTTCCTGGCCAGCGACGACTCCTCGTTCATGACCGCCAACACCTTCCTGGTCGACGGCGGTATCTCCGGTGCCTATGTCACACCGCAGTGACCCAGGCGCCTCCTTGCGCTGAGCGGGGACCGGGGCGTTGACTAGCGCTGGTAGTTAACGCCCCGGTAGCAGCGCTAGGAGAGGACCACCGTGCAGCAGCATGCGGACCAGTACATCGGCGGCAGCTGGCGGCCCAGCCAGGGCGGTGGTGCCCTGGAGGTGCGCAACCCGGCCACCGAAGAGGTGATCGCCACCGTGGCGGCGGGCACCGCGGCCGATGTCGACGCGGCGGTGGCCGCCGCCCGCGCGGCCGGCCGCCAGTGGGGCCTGACCAGCCGCGAGGAGCGGCTCGCGCCGCTGACCCGGCTGCGGGACGGCCTCGCGGCCCGGCAGCAGGAGATCGCCGAGACCATCGTCGCCGAGCAGGGCAGCCCGATCGGCTTCGCCACCGGTGTGCAGGCCGCCCTGCCGCTGCTGGTGGCCTCCTCCTACGTGGAGCTGCTGGCCGGCTACGAGTTCCAGGAGAAGATCGGCAACTCCACGGTCTACGCCGAGCCGGCCGGGGTGGTCGCCGCGATCACGCCGTGGAACTACCCGCTGCACCAGGTGGTCGCCAAGGTGGTGCCGGCGCTGGCCGCCGGCTGCACCGTGGTGCTCAAGCCGGCCGAGGACACCCCGCTGGTGGCCCGGCTCTTCGCCGAGCTGGTGGACCAGGCGGGCTTCCCGGCCGGCGTCTTCAACCTGGTCACCGGGGTGGGCAGCGAGGTCGGCGCCGCGCTGGCCGCGCACCCCGGGGTCGACCTGGTCTCATTCACCGGCTCGACCGCGGTGGGCCGCTCGATCGCCGAGCACGCCGGGCGCGGCATCAAGAAGGTCGCCCTGGAGCTCGGCGGCAAGTCGGCCAATGTGGTGCTGCCCGGTGCGGACCTGGGCCGGGCGGTCAATGTGAACGCGGCCAACGTCTTCGCCAACTCCGGCCAGACCTGCACCGCCTGGACCAGGCTGCTGGTGCACCAGGACCAGTACGAGGAGGCGGTGGCGATCGCCGTCAAGGCCGCGGCCAAGTACCAGCCCGGCGATCCCACCAGCGCCGAGACCCGGATGGGCCCGCTGGTCAGCGCCAAGCAGCGGGAGCGGGTGCGCGGCTACATCCGCGCCGGTGTCGAGCAGGGCGCCCGGCTGGTGGTCGGCGGCGCCGAGGCGCCGGACGGCCTGCCGACCGGCTACTACGTGCAGCCCACGGTGCTCGCCGATGTCACGCCCGAGATGACGGTGGCGCAGGAGGAGATCTTCGGCCCGGTGCTGTCGATCATCGCCTACCGTGACGAGGAGCACGCCCTGGAGATCGCCAACGGCACCGAGTACGGGTTGGCCGGCGGTGTCTGGGCGGCCGACGAGGCGACCGCCGCCGCCTTCGCCCGCCGGATGGACGCGGGCCAGGTGGACATCAACGGCGGCCGGTTCAACCCGCTGGCGCCCTTCGGCGGCTACAAGTCCTCCGGTGTCGGGCGGGAGTTGGGCCGGCACGGGCTGGAGGAGTTCCTGCAGACCAAGTCGATCCAGTTCTGACCCGGCCACCAACCACCCTAAGGATCAATATGGTTCGCGCTGCCCTGCTCACCGCCGTGGGCGCCCCGCTGGAACTGGCCGAGATCGAACTGCCGGCGCCTGGGCCCGGCCAGGTGCGGGTCCGCCTGGCCGCGGCCGGCGTCTGCCACTCCGACCTGTCACTGGCCAACGGTGTGCTGCGGGCACCGGCCCCGGTGGTGCTCGGCCACGAGGGCGCCGGCACCGTGACGGCCGTCGGGGAGGGCGTGACCACGGTCCGCCCCGGCGACCAGGTTGTTCTCAACTGGGCGCCATCCTGCGGTAGTTGCCACTTCTGCGAGATCTCCGAGCCTTGGCTGTGCGAGCGCGCCGCCGACGCCTACGGCCAGACCTACGGCACCCTGGCGGACGGCACCGGCGTCTACCCGGGCCTGGGTGTGGCGGCCTTCGCCGAGGAGACCGTGGTCGGCGAGCGGGCCCTGCTGCCGCTGCCCGACGGCGTGCCGCTGGCCTCGGCCGCCCTGCTCGGCTGCGCCGTGCTCACCGGCTACGGCGCGGTGCACAACGCCGCCCGGGTGCGGGCCGGCGAGTCGGTGGTGGTCTACGGGCTCGGCGGGGTCGGCCTCGCGGTGCTGCAGGCGGCCCGGATCGCCGGCGCCGGGCCGATCGTCGCCGTCGACGTCAGCCCCGAGAAGGAGGAGCTGGCCCGCCGCCACGGTGCCACCGACTTCCTCCTCGCGGACGACCAGACCGCCCGCGCGGTACGGAAGTTGACGGACGGCTACGGCGCCGACCACGCCATCGAGTGCGTCGGCCGGGCCAGCACCATCAGGGCGGCCTGGTCCGCCACCCGGCGCGGCGGCCACACCACGGTGGTCGGCATCGGCGGCAAGGAGGACATGGTCTCCTTCTCCGCCCTGGAGCTGTTCCACTTCGCCCGGACGGTCAGCGGCTGCGTCTACGGCAACAGCGACCCTGCCCGGGACATCCCGGTGCTGGCCGAGCACGTCCGGGCCGGCCGGCTGGACCTGGAGGCGCTGATCACCGACCGGATCGCGCTGGCCGACATCCCGGCCGCCTTCGAGCGGATGGCGGCCGGGCGCGGCGGGCGCTCGCTGGTGGTGTTCTGAGGCCGTACGCGTGATGGGCCGCTCCCCGCGAAACGGGGGAGCGGCCCATCGGCGTTGCTTGAGGCACTTGGCCAGGCGCCGCGGAGCAGCCAGCCGTTGGCCGGGTGCCCTGGATCAGGCGCCGTTGATCAGGTAGCCAGGGCTCAGGCCGCGGCCTTGCCCGCCACGAAGATCTTCGCCTGCTCGGCGACCCGGCGGCCCAGGTGCTCGGCGGTGGCCACATCGGACTTGTGCACGCCCTCCGGCCCCTGGTCGACGTTGCTCTGGGCGCCGGCGCCGAGGAAGAAGCCCAGGCGGTTGAGGTCGCTCTCGGCGCCCTCGGTGCTGTTCCAGCCCGGCAGCAGGCCCAGGTTCACCCAGGTCATGCCGTGCTGGGCGGCCAGGCCGGAGAGGAACTGCAGGGTGGCCAGCTTGTCACCGCTCTTGGAGCCCGAGTTGGCGAAACCGGCGGCCAGCTTGTCCTGCCAGCGGCGCTCGAACCAGCGGCTGGAGCTGGCCTCGGCGAAGGTGTGGAAGGCACCGGAGGCGCCGCCCATGTACGTGGGGGAGCCGAAGATGACGGCGTCCGAGGCGTCCAGCAGCTCCCACTGCTCCTCGGTGATCTCCTCCACCTTGATCAGGTGCACGGTGGCACCCGTGCTCGCGGCACCCTCGCGGACGGCCTCCGCGATGACGGCGGTGTGGCCGTAGCCGGAGTGGAAGGCAACGGAAATAACAGGGCTGGTCACTGAATGCTCCCCAGGGGACGTTCGCGGTGCTTGCTGCGTGGTGCTGACGCAAGAAAAGCACTATCTTTTCGAAAGCGCAACCCTTTCGAGTGACGCTTTCCCAGGGTTGGCGCCAGCGCTTTGGGGCGTACAATGTCGGGATGGCGACTGAACCCTGCGCCGGATCCCCCGCCGGCCTCGAGCAGCTTTCCGACGAGCTCCCCTACGACGTGTTCGCGCGCAACTGCCCGTCGCGGCACGTGCTCAAGGACGTCACCCACGCCTGGGGCAGCCTCACCCTGGCCGCGCTGCTGGACGGCAGCTTCCGCTTCAACGAGCTGCGCCGCCGGGTCGACGGGGTGAGCGAGAAGATGCTGTCGCAGACGCTGCACGCGCTGGAGCGCGACGGTCTGGTGCACCGGGAGGCGCAGCTGACCAACCCCCCGCGCGTGGACTACCGGCTCACCGAGCTCGGCACGACGGTGGCCCGGCAGCTGCAGGAGCTGATCATGCTGGTCGAGGGACGGCTGCCCGAGATGCTGGCCGCGCAGCAGGCCTACGACGCCCGGCAGGCCTGACCCTCAAAGGTTCACCTGACCCTCAAAGGTTCACCTGGCCCTCAAAGGCTCACCTGACCTTCGAAGGCTCGGGCGCCCGGCGGTCCGACCGCGCTGCTTCCGGGGCTCAGGCGCTCGGCGGGTCGACCAGGCGGTAGCCGTCCAGCATCATGCCCGCGCGCTTGATCGACCGCAGCTGCGGCACCACCTCGACGTGCTGCACCCCGGCCAGGGCGCCGATCCGCTCGGTCAGATAGCGGTACAGCTCGTCGTTGTCGCGGCAGAGCACGACCGCGATCAGGTTGGCCGTCCCCGTGACCGCCGCGGCGAACGGGACCTCCGGGTGCTCGGACAGCGCCGCGCCGGCCGCCGCCAGCTCGCCCGGAGCCACCGTGATCATCAGGGTGGCCCGGCTCTCCAAGCCGAGCAGCCGCGGATCGATCTCGACGTCGAAGTAGCAGGCGCTGCGCTCGCGCAGCTGGTCCAGTCGGCGGCGCGCGGTGGACTCGGAGAGGCCTGCGGCGCGGGCGAGTTCGGGGTAGCCGGTGCGCCCGTCGCGGGCGAGCACGGCGAGCATCGCCTCGTCGGCGGCGTCCAGGTGCAGCACCGGCCCGGTGAGCTGGTAGACCGGCACCGTCAGCTTCCCGAGTTGCTCCTCCGTCAGCAGATCGAGGCCGCGCCAGTACTGCGGCCCGCCGATGAACGCGCGCAGGATGCTGTGCGCGGTGATCGCGGTGACCCGACGGGTGCGCGGCAGCCGGCGCAGCAGTAGCTCGTCGTGGTCCTCCCGGGTGCGCGCCCTGGTGATGCACTGCACCTCGGTGCCACCGGAGTTGAGCGTCACCCAGGCGATGTCGGGGCGCCGGGCCAGCGCATCGGCCACCGCGAGCGCCGCGTCCGGCGGGCACTGCAGGCGCAGCCAGGACTCCACCAGGCCGACCCGCGGCCCCACCGGCAGCCCGACCACCCGGACCAGGCCCTCGCCGCGCAGTCGGCGGTAGCGGCGGATCACCGTCTGGTCGGAGACCCCCAGCACCTCGGCCAGCTGGCTGAACGGAGCCCGGCCATCGATCAGCAGGGCCTGCACGAGTGCCTGATCCAGCGCGTCCAGCTCCGAAGTCCTCATGGTTTCCATCATGTCAGGCCCCATTGGGATCGGAATCCGCCACTTCGAGGCCACTGATGCCGGTCTTCGTCGACCCGGGTGCGACCGTCGTTCGCGAAACGTGCGTTCGCGAAACGGGCGTTCCCGAGCCTGACTGAAGACGAGGAGAGTCCTGATGCGTAAGTGGCTGCCGTTGACGGCGGTGAGCCTGGGCGCGTTCATGCTGTTGGTGGACGTGACCATCGTGACCGTGGCGCTGCCCGACATGGCCAAGGGGCTGCACACCGGCTTCACCGACCTGCAGTGGGTGCTGGACAGCTATGCGCTGGCGCTGGCCGCACTGCTGCTCGGGGCCGGTTCGCTGGCCGACCGGTTCGGACGGCGGCGGATCTACCTGGGCGGCCTGGTGCTGTTCGCCGGCGCCTCGCTGGCCTGCGGGGTGTCGGGGACCGGTGGCGAGCTCGTCCTGTTCCGCGGGGTGCAGGGAGTCGGCGGCGCGGCCATGTTCGCCACCACCATGGCCCTGCTCAACACCTCCTACCAAGGGCGGGACCGCGGCGTCGCGTTCGGCGTGTGGGGCGCGGTGAACGGCGCCGCGGCCGCGGCCGGCCCGATCCTCGGCGGGCTGCTGACCGAGCAGCTGGGCTGGCGGTGGATCTTCTTCATCAACCTGCCGATCAGCGTGCTGGCGGTGCTGGTGACGGTGCGCGCGGTGCGCGAATCGCGCGACCCGCAGGCCAAGGGGCTCGACCTGCCCGGGCTGGTGAGCTTCACGGTCGCGGCCGGCGCGCTGACCTTCGCGTTGATCCGGGGCGCGGCCGACGGTTGGGGCTCGACCTCCACGCTCGGTCTGTTCGCGCTCAGCGCGGTCGCCCTGCTCGCCTTCGTGGTGGTCCAACTGCGAAGCAGCAGGCCGATGTTCGACCTGTCGCTGCTGCGCAATCCGAGCTTCAGCGGGGTGCTGGCCGGCGGGCTGCTGCTCTCCGTCGCCGCGTTCTCCTACCTGGTCTACACCTCGCTCTGGCTGCAGTCGGTGCGCGGACTCGGCCCGGTCGCGGCCGGCCTTGCCGTGCTGCCGATGAGCGTGCCGGCCTTCCTGGTCTCGGCGCTGGCCGGGCGGCGGCTGCACGGGGCTTCGCCCCGGCTGACCATCGGCGGTGGCCTGGTGCTGATCGGCGCCGGTGCGCTGCTGCAGGCGCTGATCGGGCCCGGCTCCAGCTGGCCGGTGCTGGCGCCCGGTCTGGCGGTGGCCGGCGCGGGGGTCGGGCTGGCCACGCCCGCGATGGCGGCGGCGGCGATGGCGGCCGTGCCGCAGCGGCGCAGCGGCATGGCCGGCGGCGCGTTGAACACCGCGCGGCAGCTGGGCAACGCGCTGGGCATCGCGGTGCTCGGCGCGGTGTTCCAGGCCGGTCTGGAGCGACGGCTGCGCGGCGGGGTGCTGCCCGACGCCAAGGGCGCGGCGGATGCGCTGACGGCGGGGCAGGCGGGCGCGGTGATCGGCCGTGCCGCACCGGGGCAGCGGGCCGGCGTGGTGGAGCTGGTGCACCAGGCGTTCGCGGTCGGGCTGCGGGACGCGTTCCTGGTCTCGGGGGTGCTGGGGCTGCTCGGGGCGGCGCTGGTCTTCGCGCTGGTCGGGCGGGCGCGGGGCGGCGGCGAGGCCGCTGTTCCGGCGGCCGTGCCGACCGGGGAGCCGGTGGCGCGCTGAGCCGTTGGAACCGCGCTTCATGAAACGTGCCGAGCCTTTATGAAACTGGTTGCACAGTGGGCGCCTCGGCGCCTACTGTTCAGTAACCACACCCGCGCGAGGAGTCCGGATGACCGCCTACCCCCACCTGCTCAGCCCGCTCGACCTGGGCTTCACCACGCTTCCCAACCGCGTGCTGATGGGCTCCATGCACGTGGGGCTCGAGGAGGCCGAGAACGGCTTCGCGCGGATGGCCGAGTTCTACGCCACCCGGGCCCGCGGTGGCGTGGGCCTGATCGTCACCGGCGGCATCGCGCCCAACGAGGCCGGCCGCCCGTGGGGCGGCGGCGCCAAGCTCACCACCGAGGAGGAGGCGGCCGAGCACCGGGCGGTCACCGAGGCCGTGCACCGCGAGGGCGGCCGGATCGCCCTGCAGATCCTGCACTTCGGCCGCTACGCCTACCACCCCGAGCTGGTCGCCCCGAGCGCCATCCAGGCCCCGATCAGCCCGTTCGTGCCGAACGAGCTCACCGCGGAGCAGATCGAGCAGACCATCGAGGACTTCGCCCGCACCGCCGAACTCGCCAAGCAGGCCGGCTACGACGGCGTGGAGATCATGGGCTCCGAGGGCTACCTGATCAACGAGTTCATCGCCGCGCCGACCAACCAGCGCACCGACGACTGGGGCGGCAGCTACGAGAACCGGATGCGCTTCCCGGTGGAGATCGTGCGGCGGGTGCGCGAGCGGGTCGGCGCCGAGTTCATCATCATCTACCGGCTCTCGATGCTCGACCTGATCCCCGGCGGCTCCACGCTGCCCGAGGTGATCCAGCTGGCCCAGGCCGTCGAGCAGGCCGGCGCCACCATCATCAACACCGGCATCGGCTGGCACGAGGCCCGCATCCCCACCATCGCCACCTCGGTGCCGCGCGGTGCCTTCGCCTGGGTCACCAAGAAGGTGATGGGCTCGGTCTCGATCCCGCTGGTCACCGTCAACCGGATCAACACCCCCGAGCTGGGCGAGCAGCTGCTCGCCGACGGCTCGGCCGACATGGTCTCGCTGGCCCGCCCGCTGCTGGCCGACCCGGAGTTCGTCAACAAGGCGGCGGCCGGCACCCCGGAGGCGGTCAACACCTGCATCGGCTGCAACCAGGCCTGCCTGGACCACACCTTCCAGATGAAGATCACCTCCTGCCTGGTCAACCCGCGGGCCTGCCACGAGACCGAGCTGGTGCTCTCACCGACCAAGCTGCGCAAGCGGATCGGCGTGGTCGGCGCCGGCCCGGCCGGCCTCGCCTTCGCCGTCAGCGCGGCCGAGCGCGGCCACGCCGTCACCCTCTACGACGCCGCCGCCGAGATCGGCGGGCAGCTCAACATCGCCCGCCAGGTGCCCGGCAAGGAGGAGTTCAACGAGACCCTGCGCTACTACCGGCACCAGCTGGCCGCGCTCGAGGTCGAGCTGCGGCTCGGGGCGGTGGTGACCGCCGAGCAGCTCGCCGCCGAGGGCTACGACGAGGTGGTGCTGGCCACCGGCGTCACCCCGCGCGCCCCCGAGATCCCCGGCAGCGACCACCCCAGCGTGCTCAGCTACCTCGACGTGCTGCGCGACAAGGCGCCGGTCGGCGAGCGGGTGGCGATCATCGGCGCCGGCGGCATCGGCTTCGACGTCGCCGAGTACCTGACCGACCCCGGCAAGGGCGCCAGCCAGGACCCGGCCGTCTTCTTCGAGCAGTGGGGCGTGGACACCGAGCACACCACCCCCGGCGGCGTGACCCGCCCGGTCCGCGCCGCGTCGCCGCGCACCGTCCACCTGCTGCAGCGCAAGACCAGCAAGGTCGGTGCCGGCCTGGGCAAGACCACCGGCTGGATCCACCGCACCGAGCTCAAGCACCGCGGCGTCACCATGGTCGCGGGCGTCAGCTACCAGCTGATCGACGACGCCGGCCTGCACCTGCTGGTCGACGGCGAGCCGCAGCTGCTCCCCGTGGACACCGTGGTGCTCTGCGCCGGCCAGCTGCCGCGCCGCGACCTCCTCGACGGCCTGCGGGCGGCGGGCATCGAGGCGCATCTGATCGGCGGTGCCGACGTGGCCGCCGAGCTCGACGCCAAGCGCGCCATCGACCAGGGCACCCGGCTGGCAGCGGCGCTGTAGTCGCTCGGGGGTTCCCGGGGGTGGGGCATGGCGCCCCACCCCCGGGGCGCCGGGTCACTCGTTGATGTAGGCCTCGTACTGCTCGGCGGTCAGCAAACCGTCGACGGCCTTCGGGTCGGTGACGTCGAGCTTGATCAGCCAGGCGGCGTGGGCGTCCTCGTTGATGAGCTCCGGCTCACTGTCCAGGTCGCCGTTCACCTCCGTGACCTTCCCGGCGAGCGGCACGAACAGCTCGCTCACGGACTTGACCGACTCCACCGTCCCGAAGGGGTCACCCTCCGCGAACTGCTTGCCCACCTCGGGCAGCTCCACGAACACGATGTCCCCGAGCTGCTTCTGCGCGAAGTCGGTGAGGCCCACCGTCCCCACCTTGCCTTCCAGCCGAATCCACTCGTGCTCCTTGGTGTAGCGGTAGTCCTTGGGGTACATGAAGCAGCCTCCGGGTGTGGTCAGGGGGTACGGCTGGGAAGCCTACTGACGGACCGTCAGAA
Protein-coding regions in this window:
- a CDS encoding glutamine synthetase family protein, giving the protein MSGTRLTLDQLRERVADGSIDTVVLAATDMQGRLQGKRLAADYFLSDVLPHAAEGCSYLLAVDVEMNTVDGYEVSSWENGYGDLVMVPDVGTLRLIPWHPGTAMVQCDLATQDGTPIAVSPRQILRRQLDRLAGYGWQAYAGTELEFITFQDSYEQAWDRGYRELTPANQYNVDYSILGTGRIEPLLRRVRNSMAGAGLTVESAKGECNLGQHEIAFKYAEALTTCDDHVVYKTGAKEIAAQEGVSLTFMAKYDEREGNSCHIHLSLRDATGDPVFAGDGPHGFSRTMEHFLAGQLACLAEFSLLLAPNINSYKRFVPGSFAPTAIAWGRDNRTCALRVVGHGPSLRFENRVPGGDVNPYLAVAALIAAGLHGIEHQLELEREFTGNAYTSNAPRVPATLREAVAAFAQSEPAAQAFGKDVVRHYTHAGRVELAAFDVAVTDWERRRGFERL
- a CDS encoding gamma-glutamyl-gamma-aminobutyrate hydrolase family protein, translated to MTGAPLVGITSYLEPATWGGWERSAALIPQQYVDAVTAAGGTAVLLPAQPGEAPHRLLNRLDALVVSGGPDVDPARYGSEPHPRTGAPQSLRDSWELALLRGAIDNDLPVLAVCRGMQVLNVAFGGTLLQHLPDRVGDETHQIALGEFYRRTVTVQSGSKLGAILGERPEVLCYHHQAVDRIGTGLRPVAWSEDGTVEGLELPDARFALGVQWHPEADPTDGRLFRALVNTLEEKTA
- a CDS encoding aldehyde dehydrogenase family protein, giving the protein MTPTDATTFEVVNPATEEVIRTVPLAGLAETDAAVAKAKAAYDSWRKVAPADRARLLRAFAAAVDADREHLAALEVANAGHTIGNARWEAGNARDVLAYYAAAPERLFGRQIPVAGGIDVTFQEPLGVVAVIVPWNFPLPIAAWGLAPALAAGNTVVLKPAELTPLTALRLAELALAAGLPEGVLQVLPGHGRVTGRRLVGHPDVRKVVFTGSTRVGKEIAAVCADQLKPVTLELGGKSANIVFADADLAKAAATAPYAVFDNAGQDCCARSRLLVQQGVYEEFLSLLEPAVLGVRVGDPADERTEMGPLISAAHRDRVAGFLADDDLSVHLQGTVPDGKGFWFPPTVLAPVAPDSRVATEEIFGPVLSVLPFTDEADAVRLANATDYGLSGSIWTRDVGRALRVARELESGNLSVNSHSSVRYSTPFGGFKQSGLGRELGPDALNAFTETKNVFISTEE
- a CDS encoding 3-oxoacyl-ACP reductase; translation: MTTNRLDGRVAVITGAGSGIGLASARRLAAEGARVVCADVDERSGKAAAAEVGGLFVPVDVTDEAAVEAMFQTAVDTYGSVDIAFNNAGISPPDDDSILTTGLDAWRRVQEVNLTSVYLCCKYAIGHMQRQGKGSIINTASFVAVMGAATSQISYSASKGGVLSMSRELGVQFAREGIRINALCPGPVNTPLLRELFAKDPERAARRLVHIPLGRFAEPEEIAAAVAFLASDDSSFMTANTFLVDGGISGAYVTPQ
- a CDS encoding aldehyde dehydrogenase family protein, which gives rise to MQQHADQYIGGSWRPSQGGGALEVRNPATEEVIATVAAGTAADVDAAVAAARAAGRQWGLTSREERLAPLTRLRDGLAARQQEIAETIVAEQGSPIGFATGVQAALPLLVASSYVELLAGYEFQEKIGNSTVYAEPAGVVAAITPWNYPLHQVVAKVVPALAAGCTVVLKPAEDTPLVARLFAELVDQAGFPAGVFNLVTGVGSEVGAALAAHPGVDLVSFTGSTAVGRSIAEHAGRGIKKVALELGGKSANVVLPGADLGRAVNVNAANVFANSGQTCTAWTRLLVHQDQYEEAVAIAVKAAAKYQPGDPTSAETRMGPLVSAKQRERVRGYIRAGVEQGARLVVGGAEAPDGLPTGYYVQPTVLADVTPEMTVAQEEIFGPVLSIIAYRDEEHALEIANGTEYGLAGGVWAADEATAAAFARRMDAGQVDINGGRFNPLAPFGGYKSSGVGRELGRHGLEEFLQTKSIQF
- a CDS encoding Zn-dependent alcohol dehydrogenase, whose protein sequence is MVRAALLTAVGAPLELAEIELPAPGPGQVRVRLAAAGVCHSDLSLANGVLRAPAPVVLGHEGAGTVTAVGEGVTTVRPGDQVVLNWAPSCGSCHFCEISEPWLCERAADAYGQTYGTLADGTGVYPGLGVAAFAEETVVGERALLPLPDGVPLASAALLGCAVLTGYGAVHNAARVRAGESVVVYGLGGVGLAVLQAARIAGAGPIVAVDVSPEKEELARRHGATDFLLADDQTARAVRKLTDGYGADHAIECVGRASTIRAAWSATRRGGHTTVVGIGGKEDMVSFSALELFHFARTVSGCVYGNSDPARDIPVLAEHVRAGRLDLEALITDRIALADIPAAFERMAAGRGGRSLVVF
- a CDS encoding flavodoxin family protein, with protein sequence MTSPVISVAFHSGYGHTAVIAEAVREGAASTGATVHLIKVEEITEEQWELLDASDAVIFGSPTYMGGASGAFHTFAEASSSRWFERRWQDKLAAGFANSGSKSGDKLATLQFLSGLAAQHGMTWVNLGLLPGWNSTEGAESDLNRLGFFLGAGAQSNVDQGPEGVHKSDVATAEHLGRRVAEQAKIFVAGKAAA